gaaacacaggaataAATAAAACCCGTCAAGGCGAAGAGAAATgccgccataatgaagcacagagcgctatgatGATGCAAAAGGTACGAGGTCCTGCatggtatgtggaaaggtgtaatggttccaggacttacttttggaaatgcggttgtcgttgaaatgaggggtacaatcaggactcggtggcaaccaaaggtcagtgggatgcctcgcattgcgcgctcacgggaagactacaaatgaagctgtgcagggtgatatgggccggacaagttttgaagtgagggaagctcacagtaaaattaattatgaagagccactgaggaatatggaagaaagtgaatgatCTGGTAGAGTGTTGAGGATTTGTACAGAACAAACATTGATTCATAGTGCAGGAAAAGAACTAATAAGCttagcagcaagtatgcggcctgtagggtcaGAAACAAAGTAACAAAGAACGTCAACCGGAAAGTTagaaaggctgaaataatctcatgggttgcGGCAGTGGGAACAatacctgccatgagtaactaattaaaataaaaaagaacatcaggaaagaaaaaaaaatatgataactcaaagggaagttcattactttcgaaacgagatcaggatgccttagtaCACGCACCTTTAAAGCAACATATAAGAAGGAAgaggaagcatgtgcttgctgtggtaaagctagggaaacgatggagcatgttttattataatatGACGATATCTGCTCAGCGGTCGATTCAGCTACCACTGGACtgcttgaagcctttgggttcagcgagagcaggggtagagtaaacatgtccgcaatagtgatcagtaagaggtgattggaagatcgGTGGGAGTAAGAAAACGACAAAAACAAAGTTTACGAAAGGGGTTCAGATTATCTGGTTATTAAAATTGATCGtgagttttttttctgtttttgctagGCAGAATATCAGGGAGTATAActacaagagcttggtggcgcaacccaccaccccattccgAAGGGAACGCAcataacatccgtccatccatccatccatccaggccGGCAGCGTTCGGCGCATCGCGGATGGTTGGGAGTAATATTCGTGTTTACTCCAAGTAATCTGCTTTTTTTGGCAGCCATTGCGTGCATGCTTACACCGATGCTCGATTACGGCagagccagcattttttttatttatctaaaCAACACTATCCCCCTCTTCAATCACGTATATTTCCTTATCAGTTACATATtttacatttcattttttttaattacctaCTGCGTTGTTTTCTGATGCTCCCTGCCCTATTTTTTTAGAACGTTTTTTGCTGTGAGCCTCGAATCGGTTTTGTCGATATATGCGCAGAAGATATCGTATAGATTTAAATAGTAATACATTGTCATATAAACTGGTACTCACTTAAGGTTTAATAGTAATAAAACAGAAAATCACGTTTCGATACCGCTGTGGGTCCCGTGTTCACAATGGAAATGAGCGCTAGGAGGGGTGATATTTATGTGTGTTAGGTGGTGAAGAGTGCGCATGTATATCTCGGGGAGATTACCCCGTGTCCGGTTAATCGCGATTATAGTCGTTTGAATACGTGAAGATTCTAAGAATACTCTTGAACATAGGCGCTTCACTGTCACGATTATTCTCGCAGCATCTTAATCGATGATGTGGTTAGTAGTCATGTGATGATCCACCAAGGCGTTTGAGCTTCcattccctattgcaaaacccagtgccactgggacccagtgcgccagattatgggcccagtgccgcgcgctggatgctggggcgctgggaagccgcagcgtgctgggaggcactagctactcgtgcgaaaaacagctctagcgcgttaaatatgcggtgcctggacgccgtatatatttttttgaatacagaaagcaacaaagagcgttttagcgcaataagaaaaataaaaaataaaaacgtaaGAACAAAACTGGTCCGGGCAGGATTCGATCGTCCGACCTACAGATCCGAAGCCCGGCACTTTACCGCGACGCCACACCAGCAGACAGAAAAAttcggataatttgccatgtcaaagctGAGGAGCAGTTtgtttgcagaggtacgtctcgtaCAGGCATGGTTGATGCGCTATCACCCAGCCACTAAAACTTACGCCTGTACCAgcaagaaaaagttgctgtctgTATTCAGTAGTacgcttggaagtgccacaacatcgattttcacttgcgattgctattttatcttcgaaaaaaagtcttaaatgaaccgccgacccgggacagtgtatgggctgttactccCAGTCAAAAAAATTAATGGGTCCAATTGGAGAAATACCAATTGGGTCCAATTGGTTTACAACCAATTGGAATTTCGCCACCAGTTGGAGGGCACCAATTACATCCAATTGGTAAACCAGTTGATAAACCTATTGAAACTAACTGGTCATCCAATTGAAACTAATTGGTGCCCAACTTATCGTCCAGTTGAAGCAACATGGTGCCCAATTGTTTGACCAGTTGAACACAGATGCCATCCAATTGAGCCTAAATGGTGCCCAACTGGTCAACCAGTTGAACATATATGGTTGTCCAATTGAAGCTAACTGGTACCCAATTGGTTAACCAGTTGAACACAGATGCCATCCAATTGAGCCTAAATGGTCAACCAGTTGAACTTGTATGGTCGTCCAATTGAAGCTAAGTGGTGCCCAACTGGTCAACCAGCTGAAGTAGACCGGTATCCAGCTGGTTAACCAGTAAACACACATGGTTATACAATTGGAGCCAACTGGTCATCCAATTGAACCTAAATGGTACGCAACAGGTCAACCAGTTGACATAAACTGGTGTCCTACATTTTAACCAGTTAAACACACATGGTCATCCAATTGAAACTAACTGGTGGCAAGCATGTAACGCAGACCCAGGTGCAGATGCACGAAATAAAAACCATACAAAGGTACTTGTTGCTTATAATAATTACACTTAAATACATTGTGACGGGGCACAAGTAGGTGAAAAGTATGGCATTGTTCATTAAGACAATTTACAGAAGGAATAGAAGTGGTCCCGACGGCAGGATACTAGAAATTGCACGTAACACCCTGGCGGCATTCTTCTTAGAGTCCTCGAAGGAAATGGCTTGCAACATCTAACCTCTCAGCTGGCGGAGCACAGCCTTGGCACAGGCTAATTACACAGGGAGGTGGCAGAAAAGTAGCATTGTTGGCATTGTTCACAACAGCTTGCAGCTTCAGCAGTGAGAATGACCAAAAGCAGTAACCTTTTTGTTGCATGTGGTGTACATAAAATGATAAATCATACTGTCCTAAATTAAACTATTTACATTTTCGATTGCTTCAGAAGGCAACCATCAGAACTGCAGAACAAGATCTCATGCACCATAGAGTGAACAAATAGTGAACTATATTACTAACTAAACGAACTATATTAGGGACGCATAAAAATGACAACAGGACTGTTCCAAAGGCTTCATTTATTTGCCAAGTACAAATACCTGGTATGAAATACTTTCATACCAACAATTCTCTTTAAAATGTAACTCGATCTTCTACATCAGCACAGAAAAGATAACAGAAAACTGGTCAGCATGCAGTAACTTTGCTGTCGTAGCAGGGCCGTTAAAAATATAAACATAAGCGATACTGTGCGGAACATAATAAAAAATGACTAGGTTAAGGAGGTAACGCGTTCAGCGATGAAGTTGTAAACAGCTGCTGTGACCTAAAGCTCAACATTAAAGTCAGAAGTATTTagtagtaaataaataaattagcacTGAAGGAAGAGATTATGAATCAGTATGACTAGGTAAAACTGATATGCCTGCTTAATGACagaacgagaagagagggagttgaccgaggcgcccgatttttattagtcatatcataagaagccaacaaacactgacaccaagggacaacataggggaaattagatGTGCTTAATAAGttaaatgaagaaacgataaattattggaaatcaaagtggatgaaagaacaacttgccgcaggtgggaaccgaacccacaacatgcgaaggttgtgggttcggttcccatctgCAGCaacttgttctttcatccactttgatttccattaatttatcgtttcttcatttcacttattaagcacatctcatttcccctatgttgttcttggtgtcagtgtttgttggcttcttatgatatgcttaaTGAGAGATGTGTTAAATAAGAAATTACTGCTCAAACAGAACATGGATCACTATTACAATGACTATTGTGaaaatatttaaaattttttaaaataaatttccACTACAGAAGCATGCTGCATTCAGTCATGGCTTGCTTGAGGGTCATGGTTGTCCTTTTCCCTGAAAAATGTCGAAATATGCATAAGGGCAGGAAAGCTTCAAGTTTGTGCACATCCTGCAGCAAAATGATGGTGCTGCCCGCGCAGTACATTATGAATATATATGTGTTGTAGCTGTAACAGATGATAGCGTGGCAATGGAAAACGGCACGTTGGGGGTAGTGTCAATAGCACATGCATGCAGAAAAATGTGGGTTATCTTCGAGAGGATAGCAGTTAATAAAAGTTCAGTTGTGTGGAATGCGTTATGCTCACTCGTCTTGCTATGCCAAGAAGCGCATTCCAATTATATCAAGAGGGCTGCGCGCTTGTTGCAAAAATGCTATTCTCATAGACTTTCACACAAACTATGCAAACTATTCTCATAACTGCGCCACAAAAAGTACTCGAAGAAGTTTCCTGTTGCTGTAATGCAGTGCTGGAAGTGACTTTTGGTGTTTTGGAACAGCTTTTGGAACAAGAAAAGCCGGCACTAGCAACCACACTGCACACTCACGGTCATGCGCTGCTATTAATAGTTTAGACTGAAAAATTAGCTTGGCTTGCTCACTTGGGTGACGTACAGTGTTTGGAACCGTTACAGTTAATTCAGTCTACAGTCGACATGGAGGTAACAAATCTTATGAGCCTAGGTGGAGATGTGGTGCAATAAGCAGTCATTTCACATTTTATGTATTTGTCTCTTTCTTGCTGCAGAACTTCCATTAATGATAACTaattataaagaaatgaaagTAAGGGAGCTGATGCTGCGCATTCTTTAGCAATTGCGTGCTGCTAAACTATATTCACTTAAAAGATGGATCTATTTGAAGGTTAGGGCTGCATGTTGTTCCCAAACTAGACAAATTTAGAAGCTTTTCGAAATTAGTCGCCAAACATGCACAACAGCACTTTACCGTTTTGCCAGCCTCTCAAGGTCTGCCAGCTTCTCAACCACGAAATGGTTCAGCTGCTTCAGTGCAGCAGGCAAAAGATGTTCTGGGACACCCTGGCACCGTAGTCTTTGTCTGTAACAGTCTGAAACAGAAAAATTCACAAGGTCTCACTAGCTGGcagcaacaaattttttttaatgagtatAAAGACTGTAACACTATCCACTTACCGCGCATCACTTCCACCTTCGAAGGTGTCAGCGGCGCCTTTGCAGGCCGATCTGGGTATCTAGGACACCGCTTACCTGCAAGACAGAAATCGACTATTCACCATAGGCAGGTTgcgcacgtagttcccgcgcctactagggcgcccctcgcggcggcgagcgcggaaccggcaggatacgaccggctcgcttgcgttcggaaagcctgtatgagcactgtttcgcgcgtagctgttgccttttctgagcaatgccgaagtgcaacccgagctgttgagtagtgggctgcaagagcacgtacaccaactcacgaggaagaaagttttacaggtttccaagccgaccatatgaaccagaacggcgtcaacactggatagcgctcgtccgacggcataagctgttttatgttccggcgttatgccaagtgcgttataacgctgaattctttgcttttacagcaatgatggcagcaacgggacacctgcagtcagtggcgtagctaggtcgtctggcatccggggcccataggtcttctgtcccctCCCCAtcccccgggtttattcgaggaaggcgaggacatcaacaatttccgcgtgtctcTAGACGTTCCCCCTTTGCTacgtcactgcctgcagtgcgtaccaggatatgcagcaaacaaagtagtttgttcccacactataccgcagtaaagctgtggaccTCTTTcgcaatcctctcccattcaaacagcgctagggcttgctgagagatttaaggaggggttgcagccggctgagctggcatacacccttttgcgcccagcatatcaacgaaggggcagatgagatcaccaaaatttttgacaacgtggtttattggaacctcctttgcacgcactgaaaaatcgcaacataatagtatcgcacttccagtaacttgggcgaaaatattttcccagcgtagtctaacaacgggtaagttcatcccctttttttgtgtttggggagggCAACGTTAGAATaactctggtaggtcttacgagtcgttcgtacgccccacgttcttggatgagatgttttggattcgtatttgccgtcctgtaggtacagggaaactaccgcggcgtccttgcacttccctgcgatgccagcacggcaatcgcagctccccgctaggatttgtctgctgtcgccgatcttcaagaatcaatgtcgcctgtaatttcatgcgtccacaccatagataacgaagtaacttaagctgagcttcacgcatctcgctggtgcattatttttcgtttgcggaataaacctagcagtcacttccgatcagtgcgagttcagcacttcgctcacgccgtagacgtgccccacttcaaatagacgacttcctttctctaaattctttttcctaaaaaagctatgaagatcttgtaattcccgaaacccggttaaaattaatatcggcacgctgtttcgcgccatcactaccgtttgacagggcgccaaacacgcagcgcgggctgctgacgccgtgagtaatcctaccacattcgcgcaactattcgtcagatggcgctaggggtcggaaagacagggcgccgcctagcacttgcaacgtgcccataacGTTGCAACTTCTATTTAAAAATGCTATAAGCTTTAATGTGCAGTTATGCACCTTGTAAAGAGCGGTTTTTTAACTGGTCCTTTGGCCAAATGCCCAGCAGGAGATCTTTCACAAAGAGTGAATCCTTCTGGTGGCCTTGGATGTGGCTCCACGCTTGTGCATTAATTGCCAAACCACGGCCAATGTCCACCTGCACGAGAGGAATgtgttgcaaaaaaaatttaaccGATGACAAGCACATAGCAATAATACAAAAAAAACTGCAGAAGTTGCCCTTTAGATCGGTATCTTACCATGTTGTTATCCTTCCTGACTCAACTGGCTGGCGGTGGCAGTGGAGGTGTGGACTGTTCGGTTCTCTCTAAGCTTTCATTAGCTTGCGTTTCCCCAACTACAGAATCATCAAATGAATTTTGGTGCCGTGGAGCTCCACAGTAGCCTGCATTATCAACATGAGATATGGCTCATTACAAACAGCAGAATGCAGTTACTTCAAGACAGGATGGCATCACCCATTGTTCAAAATTTTATATGTTAAATAGCATTAAGGAAATGTTAATGTATATAAATTTTAATTTATATATATTAACAATTATTTAATATATTAATTTAATatataattttaatttttaacaaTCTAGCTAAACATAGTGCATACATATTAAATAGCAGTATGTCGCAGCCCCAAAAGTATGGAAAGCTGAATTGCATACCTTTGTTGTCGAGCATCATCAGCATTTTCTCTTGCAGCCTCATATTTAGCTGCCTAAGGTCCTTTGCCTCCTGCTCGAGGGTTTTGTTCTTGGCTAGAACTTCTTCTATctttcgctcttttttttctattacgtCTTCTAGCCGCTGCACCTTTTCACGGAGATTAAGAACACGGGGGTCACCAAAATCTTCTACTTTCTTCCTTTTTAGTTTTTGCGGAGAGGCCTCCACCTCTCGTTGC
The nucleotide sequence above comes from Dermacentor andersoni chromosome 10, qqDerAnde1_hic_scaffold, whole genome shotgun sequence. Encoded proteins:
- the LOC126520774 gene encoding BEN domain-containing protein 5-like, whose protein sequence is MITHAKVRYEDDRKQAVVSIDAIENFNPQHTKDFKSKFFYSVKWTDPDGTSDYYRARILALGESEEDFEIDSENRPRLRFERMAYSPNDESEDDDVPPERPARKQHRGPKHELLQILKKKTSALRQREVEASPQKLKRKKVEDFGDPRVLNLREKVQRLEDVIEKKERKIEEVLAKNKTLEQEAKDLRQLNMRLQEKMLMMLDNKGMQFSFPYFWGCDILLFNMYALCLARLLKIFFCIIAMCLSSVKFFLQHIPLVQVDIGRGLAINAQAWSHIQGHQKDSLFVKDLLLGIWPKDQLKNRSLQGKRCPRYPDRPAKAPLTPSKVEVMRGKWIVLQSLYSLKKICCCQLVRPCEFFCFRLLQTKTTVPGCPRTSFACCTEAAEPFRG